The Synchiropus splendidus isolate RoL2022-P1 chromosome 1, RoL_Sspl_1.0, whole genome shotgun sequence genome includes a window with the following:
- the odf2a gene encoding outer dense fiber protein 2 isoform X2 → MKSMKNTLISPPIHVHVSDSTPVHVHVRKQRSSTPTKRQVKEDGPASCHTGKAQTHLQWTPPCKTTLRNGSYKWEGPRHQLEIVPPLAESYTQHSQGALQLADLAEQDEGLHNRITDYEKKIDNLMTGVSSLKNEVELRKKVKFLEQQSEQLDVSKRVIFEQEEELSEVTKELKETERENIRLRQTVEKMLQESEYTGAEGDMRPKADALLRKLMEAEEHGIAAVHAVKALRESISKWPSSFGSLKRFSGSESSLLGHHHDLLLQKLETFEATNKSLRNLLRDNEGPQMELVRLSERKDSLLKRLAETEAENAQLVVKLQEKENEMSHLCKRLQTEKENARSTAHMSKSLEQTRAHLQGQLRNKEAENNRLTVQIKNLERAASRQKAEMDGLLQQQTRLKQKVSADKNTLKQATRLQKQRAERNEDTSGQLSVQLLDLEKQVEEALSAAEMWQSRHVAEIEDKKKLEMELSMLNRRVKELNEQLNEGDKGRPNRDLLNQLQELTSRSAAAKLENQSLKATASAVEKKLALSQSELQQVKESIKQYESLVDSYKIQVDNTRAEADEYRAKLAQAETDAQAVRREVEQEVEQVRRELLTRVTELESLPDTLRYSEQRLQDAQDKMRSQERRSLELSSTLTELRLKVESQGSQMELLKHKNKVLMSDNKELQQKAESLERQLEEMVTQNSDLTSVISKREEIIQNNQSRLQDKTRECSLLSKRLDEALADAHQQMSQTRERAAIKESTAQAKILDLETQLSRTTSEINQMQRYKDEVERRYKSRLLDLKDRLQQSDRTNKSLQNYVQFLKSSYAVMEDTAQRSAFRSPSPI, encoded by the exons ATG aaatcaatgaaaaacacattgattTCACCTCCAATTCACGTGCATGTCAGTGATTCAACCCCTGTCCATGTGCATGTCAGAAAACAGAGGTCAAGTACACCCACTAAACGTCAG GTCAAAGAAGATGGACCAGCCTCGTGTCACACAGGCAAGGCTCAAACCCATTTACAGTGGACTCCACCATGCAAGACCACCCTACGTAATGGGTCATACAAGTGGGAG GGTCCAAGGCACCAGCTTGAGATTGTTCCCCCGCTAGCTGAGTCGTACACACAACATTCCCAAGGTGCATTGCAATTGGCGGACCTTGCAGAACAAGACGAGGGGCTCCATAATCGAATTACTGATTATGAAAAGAAGATTGACAACTTAATGACTGGGGTCAGCTCTCTGAAAAATGAG GTGGAGCTGCGTAAAAAGGTCAAGTTTCTGGAGCAACAGTCAGAGCAGCTAGATGTTTCCAAGCGTGTGATTTTTGAACAGGAAGAAGAACTGAGTGAGGTGACAAAGGAGCTGAAGGAGACAGAGCGGGAAAACATACGACTGCGTCAAACTGTGGAAAAGATGCTGCAGGAGTCAGAGTACACTGG AGCAGAGGGGGACATGCGTCCAAAGGCTGATGCTCTGCTTAGAAAACTGATGGAAGCAGAAGAGCATGGAATAGCTGCTGTTCATGCAGTTAAAGCCCTGCGGGAGTCCATTTCTAAATGGCCTAGTAGTTTTGGAAGT TTAAAGAGGTTCTCTGGGTCAGAATCATCGCTTCTGGGACATCATCATGACCTGTTGTTGCAAAAGCTGGAGACGTTTGAGGCCACCAATAAAAGTCTGCGGAATCTTCTTCGGGACAATGAAGGACCACAG ATGGAACTGGTGCGCCTGTCAGAGCGGAAGGACTCATTACTGAAAAGACTTGCGGAAACGGAGGCAGAGAACGCT CAACTTGTGGTCAAACTccaagagaaagaaaatgaaatgagccATCTTTGCAAACGTTTACAAACCGAGAAG GAAAATGCCAGAAGTACAGCTCATATGTCTAAGAGTCTGGAGCAAACCAGAGCCCATTTACAGGGACAGCTACGCAACAAAGAGGCTGAAAACAACCGACTCACAGTACAGATAAAG AACCTAGAGCGAGCGGCTAGTCGGCAGAAAGCAGAGATGGAtggtctgctgcagcagcaaacTAGATTAAAGCAGAAGGTCAGTGCAGACAAAAACACCCTGAAACAGGCCACAAGGCTCCAAAAGCAGCGAGCAGAGCGTAATGAGGACACATCTGGTCAGCTGAGCGTCCAGCTTCTAGATTTG gAAAAGCAAGTGGAGGAGGCACTCTCTGCTGCTGAGATGTGGCAGAGCCGTCATGTCGCAGAAATTGAAGACAAGAAGAAACTGGAGATGGAGCTGTCCATGTTGAACAG GCGTGTTAAGGAGTTGAATGAGCAGTTGAACGAAGGGGATAAAGGAAGACCAAACAGAGATTTGCTAAATCAGCTGCAGGAACTAACCTCCCGCAGTGCTGCTGCCAAGCTAGAGAACCAGTCACTTAAG GCTACAGCCTCTGCAGTGGAGAAGAAACTGGCCTTGTCTCAGTCTGAGCTCCAGCAGGTCAAAGAGTCAATCAAACAATATGAAAGTTTGGTGGACAGTTATAAAATCCAG GTGGACAATACCAGAGCCGAGGCAGATGAATACCGGGCCAAACTGGCTCAGGCGGAGACGGATGCCCAAGCAGTGCGCAGAGAggtggagcaggaagtggagcAAGTGCGCAGGGAACTGCTGACAAGAGTGACGGAGCTGGAGTCACTCCCAGACACTTTGCGATATTCTGAGCAACGCCTGCAGGATGCTCAGGACAAAATGCGCAGCCAGGAAAGACGCAGTTTGGAGCTGAGTAGCACCCTGACTGAGCTGAGGCTGAAG GTTGAGTCTCAGGGCAGCCAAATGGAGCTTCTCAAGCATAAAAACAAGGTTCTAATGTCTGATAATAaagagctgcagcagaaagCTGAGAGTCTGGAGAG ACAGCTGGAAGAGATGGTCACTCAGAACAGCGATCTTACGTCTGTCATCTCTAAGCGGGAGGAGATCATCCAAAACAATCAGTCTCGTCTTCAAGATAAAACAAGAGAATGTTCTCTGCTGAGCAAAAGGCTGGATGAGGCTCTGGCTGATGCACATCAGCAG ATGTCTCAAACCAGGGAGCGTGCTGCCATCAAAGAAAGCACTGCCCAGGCCAAAATTTTGGACTTGGAGACCCAGCTCAGCAGAACTACATCTGAGATCAACCAAATGCAACGCTACAAAGACGAG GTGGAGAGGCGGTACAAAAGCAGACTTCTGGACCTCAAGGATCGCTTGCAGCAGTCGGACAGAACCAACAAAAGCCTGCAGAACTACGTCCAGTTTCTGAAGTCTTCTTATGCTGTGATGGAAGACACTGCTCAAAGAAGTGCTTTCAGAAGCCCTTCGCCCATTTAG
- the odf2a gene encoding outer dense fiber protein 2 isoform X1, whose protein sequence is MKKSMKNTLISPPIHVHVSDSTPVHVHVRKQRSSTPTKRQVKEDGPASCHTGKAQTHLQWTPPCKTTLRNGSYKWEGPRHQLEIVPPLAESYTQHSQGALQLADLAEQDEGLHNRITDYEKKIDNLMTGVSSLKNEVELRKKVKFLEQQSEQLDVSKRVIFEQEEELSEVTKELKETERENIRLRQTVEKMLQESEYTGAEGDMRPKADALLRKLMEAEEHGIAAVHAVKALRESISKWPSSFGSLKRFSGSESSLLGHHHDLLLQKLETFEATNKSLRNLLRDNEGPQMELVRLSERKDSLLKRLAETEAENAQLVVKLQEKENEMSHLCKRLQTEKENARSTAHMSKSLEQTRAHLQGQLRNKEAENNRLTVQIKNLERAASRQKAEMDGLLQQQTRLKQKVSADKNTLKQATRLQKQRAERNEDTSGQLSVQLLDLEKQVEEALSAAEMWQSRHVAEIEDKKKLEMELSMLNRRVKELNEQLNEGDKGRPNRDLLNQLQELTSRSAAAKLENQSLKATASAVEKKLALSQSELQQVKESIKQYESLVDSYKIQVDNTRAEADEYRAKLAQAETDAQAVRREVEQEVEQVRRELLTRVTELESLPDTLRYSEQRLQDAQDKMRSQERRSLELSSTLTELRLKVESQGSQMELLKHKNKVLMSDNKELQQKAESLERQLEEMVTQNSDLTSVISKREEIIQNNQSRLQDKTRECSLLSKRLDEALADAHQQMSQTRERAAIKESTAQAKILDLETQLSRTTSEINQMQRYKDEVERRYKSRLLDLKDRLQQSDRTNKSLQNYVQFLKSSYAVMEDTAQRSAFRSPSPI, encoded by the exons ATG AagaaatcaatgaaaaacacattgattTCACCTCCAATTCACGTGCATGTCAGTGATTCAACCCCTGTCCATGTGCATGTCAGAAAACAGAGGTCAAGTACACCCACTAAACGTCAG GTCAAAGAAGATGGACCAGCCTCGTGTCACACAGGCAAGGCTCAAACCCATTTACAGTGGACTCCACCATGCAAGACCACCCTACGTAATGGGTCATACAAGTGGGAG GGTCCAAGGCACCAGCTTGAGATTGTTCCCCCGCTAGCTGAGTCGTACACACAACATTCCCAAGGTGCATTGCAATTGGCGGACCTTGCAGAACAAGACGAGGGGCTCCATAATCGAATTACTGATTATGAAAAGAAGATTGACAACTTAATGACTGGGGTCAGCTCTCTGAAAAATGAG GTGGAGCTGCGTAAAAAGGTCAAGTTTCTGGAGCAACAGTCAGAGCAGCTAGATGTTTCCAAGCGTGTGATTTTTGAACAGGAAGAAGAACTGAGTGAGGTGACAAAGGAGCTGAAGGAGACAGAGCGGGAAAACATACGACTGCGTCAAACTGTGGAAAAGATGCTGCAGGAGTCAGAGTACACTGG AGCAGAGGGGGACATGCGTCCAAAGGCTGATGCTCTGCTTAGAAAACTGATGGAAGCAGAAGAGCATGGAATAGCTGCTGTTCATGCAGTTAAAGCCCTGCGGGAGTCCATTTCTAAATGGCCTAGTAGTTTTGGAAGT TTAAAGAGGTTCTCTGGGTCAGAATCATCGCTTCTGGGACATCATCATGACCTGTTGTTGCAAAAGCTGGAGACGTTTGAGGCCACCAATAAAAGTCTGCGGAATCTTCTTCGGGACAATGAAGGACCACAG ATGGAACTGGTGCGCCTGTCAGAGCGGAAGGACTCATTACTGAAAAGACTTGCGGAAACGGAGGCAGAGAACGCT CAACTTGTGGTCAAACTccaagagaaagaaaatgaaatgagccATCTTTGCAAACGTTTACAAACCGAGAAG GAAAATGCCAGAAGTACAGCTCATATGTCTAAGAGTCTGGAGCAAACCAGAGCCCATTTACAGGGACAGCTACGCAACAAAGAGGCTGAAAACAACCGACTCACAGTACAGATAAAG AACCTAGAGCGAGCGGCTAGTCGGCAGAAAGCAGAGATGGAtggtctgctgcagcagcaaacTAGATTAAAGCAGAAGGTCAGTGCAGACAAAAACACCCTGAAACAGGCCACAAGGCTCCAAAAGCAGCGAGCAGAGCGTAATGAGGACACATCTGGTCAGCTGAGCGTCCAGCTTCTAGATTTG gAAAAGCAAGTGGAGGAGGCACTCTCTGCTGCTGAGATGTGGCAGAGCCGTCATGTCGCAGAAATTGAAGACAAGAAGAAACTGGAGATGGAGCTGTCCATGTTGAACAG GCGTGTTAAGGAGTTGAATGAGCAGTTGAACGAAGGGGATAAAGGAAGACCAAACAGAGATTTGCTAAATCAGCTGCAGGAACTAACCTCCCGCAGTGCTGCTGCCAAGCTAGAGAACCAGTCACTTAAG GCTACAGCCTCTGCAGTGGAGAAGAAACTGGCCTTGTCTCAGTCTGAGCTCCAGCAGGTCAAAGAGTCAATCAAACAATATGAAAGTTTGGTGGACAGTTATAAAATCCAG GTGGACAATACCAGAGCCGAGGCAGATGAATACCGGGCCAAACTGGCTCAGGCGGAGACGGATGCCCAAGCAGTGCGCAGAGAggtggagcaggaagtggagcAAGTGCGCAGGGAACTGCTGACAAGAGTGACGGAGCTGGAGTCACTCCCAGACACTTTGCGATATTCTGAGCAACGCCTGCAGGATGCTCAGGACAAAATGCGCAGCCAGGAAAGACGCAGTTTGGAGCTGAGTAGCACCCTGACTGAGCTGAGGCTGAAG GTTGAGTCTCAGGGCAGCCAAATGGAGCTTCTCAAGCATAAAAACAAGGTTCTAATGTCTGATAATAaagagctgcagcagaaagCTGAGAGTCTGGAGAG ACAGCTGGAAGAGATGGTCACTCAGAACAGCGATCTTACGTCTGTCATCTCTAAGCGGGAGGAGATCATCCAAAACAATCAGTCTCGTCTTCAAGATAAAACAAGAGAATGTTCTCTGCTGAGCAAAAGGCTGGATGAGGCTCTGGCTGATGCACATCAGCAG ATGTCTCAAACCAGGGAGCGTGCTGCCATCAAAGAAAGCACTGCCCAGGCCAAAATTTTGGACTTGGAGACCCAGCTCAGCAGAACTACATCTGAGATCAACCAAATGCAACGCTACAAAGACGAG GTGGAGAGGCGGTACAAAAGCAGACTTCTGGACCTCAAGGATCGCTTGCAGCAGTCGGACAGAACCAACAAAAGCCTGCAGAACTACGTCCAGTTTCTGAAGTCTTCTTATGCTGTGATGGAAGACACTGCTCAAAGAAGTGCTTTCAGAAGCCCTTCGCCCATTTAG
- the scai gene encoding protein SCAI gives MTGAENEDDIPLGERKTVTDFCYLLDKSKQLFNGLRDLPQYGHKQWQSYFGRTFDVYTKLWKFQQQHRQVLDTRYGLKRWQIGEVASKIGQLYYHYYLRTSETSYLNEAFSFYSAIRQRSYYYQVNKEDRPELVVKKLRYYARYIVVCLLLNKMDLVKVLVKELSEEIEDYTQRFNTEDQLEWNLVLQEVAAFIEADPAVVLNDNNGVMVISNRLQEGSVPPLEQGMVVGQLVLADALIIGNCNSQVKFSELTIDMFRMLQALEREPVNLATQTSKQATLEPTEKPAKRENPHKYLLYKPTFSQLFTFLSASFKELPANSVLLVYLSATGVFPVGHSDYEGPYDFGGVLTNTNRDVINGETVQKRTQAQKEMHCLHPGDLFPFTRKPLFVIVDSTNSSAYKKFTNLFGQPLVCLLSPKVYPKNIQDQSQRGSLFTLFLYNPLMAFLSVCGLTSVRRGLWERAQEFLQNVYRDIGQLITRSRSIDQAFLQFFGDEFLRLLLIRFVFCSATFRLHKVFREAHSFPESYPDLPKQETVESSSLQRHVLELATMLDVQSLFWDDSLEAY, from the exons ATGACTGGAGCTGAGAATGAGGATGATATTCCGCTAGGTGAGAGGAAGACTGTCACAGACTTCTGCTATCTCCTGGACAAGTCCAAACAACTCTTCAATGGTCTCAG AGACCTTCCTCAGTATGGACACAAGCAGTGGCAGTCCTACTTCGGCAGGACCTTTGACGTCTACACCAAACTGTGGAAATTTCAACAGCAGCACAG GCAGGTTCTAGATACTCGCTACGGCTTGAAGAGATGGCAGATTGGGGAGGTTGCCTCGAAAATCGGACAGCTTTATTACCACTATTA CCTTCGTACCTCAGAAACAAGTTACCTGAATGAGGCCTTTTCATTCTACTCTGCCATCCGCCAGCGATCCTACTACTATCAGGTCAACAAAGAGGACAG gCCGGAACTAGTCGTCAAGAAGCTTCGATATTATGCTCGTTACATTGTTGTGTGTTTACTGCTCAACAAAATGGACCTTGTCAAAGTTTTGGTGAAG GAATTATCAGAAGAAATTGAGGATTACACACAACGATTCAACACAGAAGACCAGTTGGAATGGAATCTAGTTCTGCAAGAGGTGGCGGCTTTTATTGAG GCAGACCCAGCTGTGGTTCTCAATGACAATAATGGAGTCATGGTCATCAGCAATCGGCTGCAGGAAGGAAGCGTTCCTCCCCTTGAACAGGGCATGGTGGTCGGGCAGCTCGTCCTTGCTGATGCACTGATCATCGGCAACTGCAACAGCCAG gttaaGTTCAGCGAGTTAACCATCGACATGTTCAGAATGCTTCAAGCTTTGGAGAGGGAACCTGTAAACCTTGCAACTCAGACTTCCAAACAAGCAACACTT GAACCCACTGAGAAGCCAGCGAAGAGGGAAAACCCTCACAAGTATCTTCTGTATAAACCAACATTCAGCCAACTTTTTACATTCTTGTCTGCCTCTTTTAAG GAATTGCCTGCGAATAGTGTCCTACTTGTTTACCTGTCGGCAACTGGAGTCTTCCCAGTTGGACATTCAGATTATGAAG GGCCATATGATTTTGGTGGAGTCCTCACGAATACAAATCGAGACGTGATAAACGGCGAGACTGTCCAGAAGAGGACTCAGGCCCAGAAAGAAATGCACTG CCTTCATCCTGGTGACTTGTTCCCTTTCACCCGAAAGCCTCTTTTCGTCATTGTGGATTCCACCAACAGCTCAGCCTACAAG AAATTCACAAACCTTTTTGGTCAGCCACTGGTTTGCCTGCTGTCACCAAAGGTCTATCCCAAAAATATTCaag ATCAATCCCAGCGTGGAAGTCTCTTCACTTTGTTCCTCTACAATCCGCTCATGGCtttcttgtctgtctgtggATTAACCAGCGTGCGACGAGGACTCTGGGAGAGAGCCCAGGAGTTTCTTCAAAATGTCTACCGTGACATTGGCCAACTAATAACTAGATCGAGATCTATAG ATCAGGCCTTTTTGCAATTCTTCGGTGATGAGTTCCTCCGGCTGCTCCTGATACGCTTTGTGTTTTGTTCCGCTACATTTCGACTGCATAAAGTATTCCGG GAAGCACACAGCTTCCCAGAGTCGTACCCTGACCTCCCCAAACAGGAGACGGTGGAGAGCAGCTCGCTTCAGAGGCATGTCCTGGAGCTGGCCACCATGTTGGATGTTCAGAGTCTATTTTGGGATGATTCTCTGGAAGCCTACTGA